The following are encoded together in the Proteiniphilum saccharofermentans genome:
- a CDS encoding MerR family transcriptional regulator: MDIIAIEKESFEAFKKHLEKIASLAPKQPFNDTQCIEQEWIEGKELATSLNISLRRLQTLREYGKLSFSTIGKKIYYRIAEVKSLLDKSRVNLK, translated from the coding sequence ATGGATATTATTGCAATAGAAAAAGAATCATTTGAAGCATTCAAAAAGCACTTGGAGAAAATTGCTTCTTTAGCTCCGAAACAACCATTTAATGATACTCAGTGCATTGAGCAAGAATGGATTGAGGGCAAAGAACTGGCGACTTCTCTGAATATTTCTCTTCGCCGTTTGCAAACGCTTCGAGAATATGGTAAACTCTCATTTTCTACCATCGGGAAGAAAATATATTATCGCATTGCCGAAGTGAAATCTTTGTTGGACAAAAGTAGAGTCAACTTAAAATAA